Proteins from one Planctomyces sp. SH-PL62 genomic window:
- a CDS encoding Gfo/Idh/MocA family protein: MEGMDRRTVIRRAGGLLAASMLGDRARAGQDAGRTRPPRIKIGQIGVGHAHADKLEVYRNSEDYEVVGVVEPDDRLRERAGSKEAFRDLPWMTREQLLAAPGLQAVLVETRVRDLLDTAEAVVDAGKHVHLDKPAGESLPQYRRILDAAAGKRLWVQMGYMYRYNPAVVLLREVLERGWLGEVFEVHAVMSKVVEPAARAEFAAYRGGTMFELGCHVIDLVVGVLGAPSKVTPFPRRASRFDDGLLDNMLAVFEYPSATATVRSTALEVEGFARRHLTVCGSEGTFHIQPLDDPAVRVAFSAPRGSYRKGYQDVTLPKYTRYVDDAADMARVIRGEKEIDFPPRHDLAVQTAVLEASGLPTDA, from the coding sequence ATGGAAGGGATGGATCGACGCACCGTGATTCGACGGGCCGGCGGGTTGCTCGCCGCCTCGATGCTCGGGGACCGGGCGAGAGCCGGGCAAGATGCCGGCCGAACTCGCCCGCCTCGCATCAAGATCGGCCAGATCGGCGTGGGGCATGCGCACGCCGACAAGCTGGAGGTCTACCGGAATTCCGAGGATTACGAGGTCGTCGGCGTCGTCGAGCCGGACGATCGGTTGCGGGAGCGGGCCGGGTCGAAGGAGGCCTTCCGGGATCTCCCCTGGATGACTCGCGAGCAGCTCCTCGCCGCGCCGGGGCTCCAGGCCGTGCTCGTCGAGACCCGCGTGCGCGACCTGCTGGATACGGCCGAGGCCGTCGTGGACGCTGGGAAGCACGTCCATCTCGACAAGCCGGCCGGGGAGTCGCTCCCGCAGTATCGTCGCATTCTGGACGCCGCGGCCGGGAAGCGGCTCTGGGTCCAGATGGGCTACATGTACCGATACAACCCGGCCGTCGTCCTGCTCCGTGAGGTGCTCGAACGGGGGTGGCTGGGCGAGGTCTTCGAGGTCCACGCGGTCATGAGCAAGGTGGTCGAGCCCGCCGCTCGGGCCGAGTTCGCCGCGTATCGCGGCGGGACCATGTTCGAGCTCGGCTGCCACGTCATCGACCTGGTCGTCGGCGTGCTGGGGGCGCCGTCGAAGGTCACCCCGTTCCCCCGGCGTGCCTCGAGGTTCGACGACGGGCTGCTCGACAACATGCTCGCCGTCTTCGAGTACCCCAGCGCGACCGCCACGGTGCGCTCGACCGCCCTGGAGGTGGAAGGCTTCGCGCGACGCCACCTGACCGTCTGCGGCTCCGAAGGGACCTTTCACATCCAGCCTCTCGACGATCCGGCGGTCCGCGTTGCCTTCTCGGCCCCTCGCGGCTCGTATCGCAAGGGCTACCAGGACGTGACATTGCCGAAATACACTCGCTACGTGGACGACGCCGCCGACATGGCCCGCGTCATCCGGGGCGAGAAGGAGATCGATTTCCCGCCTCGGCACGACCTCGCCGTGCAGACGGCTGTGCTCGAAGCCTCCGGCCTCCCCACCGACGCCTGA
- a CDS encoding DUF1501 domain-containing protein, protein MMTTHRGSHPGVTRRTAVQAGALGLLGLGMNHLDALRAATPGAGPAGGTAKSCIYIFLSGGLAQHESFDMKPDAPDGVRGEFSPIASATPGIDVCEHLPGLAQRSRHWALVRSLTHGTNDHTLGHYLMLTGRSKADPGFRGDRQPRPTDWPSMASVVGDAFSGRGHHLPPAIVLPDRLVHWSGGVLAGLYGGQMGSHRDPFFIEASPYGNPFWKGAYPEYSFPNETKKPPKSPDERVFQAPSLTLSPGMTAGRLAQRTELLDELDRQRGVLEATAVAERFDRHRQSAISLLASPEVRYAFDVTKADEPIQERYGKNSFGWSLLMASRLVEAGVPLIQVNLGSNETWDTHGDMFPRLKDKLFPPTDRALSALLDDLEASGLLDSTLVVMASEFGRTPKLSILPESYQGVGRDHWGALQSVWFAGGGVRGGTVIGSSDKIGAYPTSLPQTPENMAATIYKALGIPDVASWRDDLDRPHLIYQGSPIPGLI, encoded by the coding sequence ATGATGACGACGCATCGCGGCTCTCATCCCGGCGTCACCCGGCGGACCGCCGTCCAGGCCGGGGCCCTGGGGCTGCTCGGCCTGGGGATGAACCATCTGGACGCCCTGCGCGCCGCGACGCCCGGAGCGGGCCCGGCCGGGGGGACCGCGAAGTCCTGCATCTACATCTTCCTGTCGGGCGGCCTGGCGCAGCATGAGAGCTTCGACATGAAGCCCGACGCCCCCGACGGCGTCCGGGGCGAGTTCAGCCCGATCGCGAGCGCGACCCCGGGGATCGACGTCTGCGAGCATCTCCCGGGCCTCGCCCAGCGAAGCCGCCACTGGGCGCTCGTCCGGTCGTTGACGCATGGGACGAACGACCACACGCTCGGGCATTACCTGATGCTGACGGGCCGGAGCAAGGCCGACCCCGGATTCCGAGGCGACCGCCAGCCCAGGCCGACCGACTGGCCGTCCATGGCCTCGGTGGTCGGCGACGCCTTCTCCGGAAGAGGGCACCACCTTCCCCCAGCCATCGTGCTTCCCGATCGCCTGGTCCACTGGTCCGGGGGCGTACTGGCGGGACTCTACGGCGGTCAGATGGGCTCCCATCGCGACCCCTTCTTCATCGAGGCCTCCCCCTACGGAAATCCCTTCTGGAAGGGGGCCTATCCCGAATACAGCTTCCCGAACGAGACCAAAAAGCCCCCGAAAAGCCCCGACGAACGCGTGTTCCAGGCTCCCAGCCTGACCCTCTCCCCCGGCATGACGGCGGGGAGGCTCGCCCAACGGACCGAACTTCTGGACGAGCTGGACCGACAGCGCGGGGTTCTGGAAGCGACCGCCGTCGCCGAGCGGTTCGATCGCCATCGCCAGTCGGCCATCTCGCTCCTGGCCTCCCCCGAGGTCCGCTACGCCTTCGACGTGACCAAGGCCGACGAGCCGATCCAAGAGCGTTACGGCAAGAACAGCTTCGGCTGGTCGCTGCTGATGGCCTCCCGCCTCGTCGAGGCCGGCGTCCCGCTGATCCAGGTCAACCTGGGAAGCAACGAGACGTGGGACACCCACGGCGATATGTTCCCCCGGCTCAAGGACAAGCTCTTCCCCCCGACGGATCGCGCCCTGAGCGCCCTGCTCGACGACCTGGAAGCGAGCGGGTTGCTCGATTCCACCCTCGTCGTCATGGCGAGCGAGTTCGGCCGCACCCCCAAACTCTCGATCCTCCCGGAGTCCTATCAGGGCGTCGGTCGCGACCACTGGGGAGCGTTGCAGAGCGTCTGGTTCGCCGGGGGGGGCGTCCGCGGCGGCACGGTGATCGGCTCGTCCGACAAGATCGGCGCGTACCCGACCTCGCTCCCGCAGACGCCCGAGAACATGGCCGCCACGATCTACAAGGCGCTCGGGATCCCGGACGTGGCGAGCTGGCGGGACGACCTCGACCGCCCCCACCTGATCTATCAAGGTTCGCCGATCCCCGGATTGATCTGA
- a CDS encoding DUF1501 domain-containing protein — translation MLAVEGRSRRVCNGLTRRDLLRAGGAGLLGTSLTSLLAAEEAGIAARPRARSVLFLFLFGGPSQLETFDLKPDAASGIRGPYRPIASRTPGLLMCEHLPKLADISDRFAVIRTMSHRYNDHNACHYVQTGYPLPPAQRGAAGVDATAQDWPAMGSIVEYLDRRAESAAPGDRRRDFPSYVYLPNPLGHIQGYDRAGGYAGWLGSAYDGLATRIPRRGPDDNPYFRDCDDDEMDFRLQGLDGPALLTLERTRSRIGLLDQFDAARGRLDRSQAAREFGRLQERAARLMTSEAMRAAFDIRQEPARVRDRYGRHLFGQSALMGRRMIEAGARFVTVVWDAPDGYSWDSHAGSHDVGRHLLPGLDQTLSALLDDMNARGLLDETLVVCLGEMGRTPRPDTATWGRGHWSYCFPAVLAGAGIQGGVAYGRSDKDAAYPVDRPVSPEDLSATIFHALGIDPDARIMDPLGRPVPLVMEGGRPLVELFG, via the coding sequence ATGCTCGCCGTCGAAGGCCGCTCGCGCCGCGTCTGCAACGGGCTCACTCGTCGCGACCTCCTCCGGGCCGGGGGGGCGGGATTGCTCGGCACGAGCCTGACCTCGCTCCTGGCCGCCGAGGAGGCCGGGATCGCGGCGCGGCCCCGGGCGAGGTCCGTGCTCTTCCTGTTCCTGTTCGGCGGGCCCAGCCAGCTCGAAACTTTCGACCTGAAGCCCGACGCCGCCTCAGGGATCCGCGGGCCGTACAGGCCGATCGCCTCACGGACGCCGGGGCTGTTGATGTGCGAGCACCTCCCCAAACTCGCCGACATCTCGGATCGGTTCGCCGTCATCCGGACGATGTCGCACCGCTACAACGACCACAACGCCTGCCATTACGTCCAGACCGGCTATCCCCTGCCGCCCGCCCAGCGTGGGGCGGCGGGAGTCGACGCCACCGCCCAGGACTGGCCGGCGATGGGGTCGATCGTCGAATACCTCGACCGCCGCGCGGAGTCCGCGGCCCCGGGCGACCGGCGACGCGACTTCCCGAGCTACGTCTACCTGCCGAACCCGCTCGGCCACATCCAGGGCTACGACCGCGCGGGGGGCTACGCCGGCTGGCTGGGCTCCGCCTACGACGGCCTCGCGACCCGGATCCCCAGGCGCGGCCCGGACGACAACCCCTACTTCCGCGACTGCGACGACGACGAGATGGACTTCCGCCTCCAGGGCCTCGACGGCCCCGCCCTGCTGACCCTCGAACGCACCCGGAGCCGGATCGGCCTGCTCGACCAGTTCGACGCGGCTCGGGGCAGGCTCGACCGCTCGCAGGCGGCGCGGGAATTCGGCCGGCTGCAAGAGCGGGCCGCGCGCCTGATGACCTCGGAGGCGATGCGGGCCGCGTTCGACATCCGCCAGGAGCCCGCGCGGGTCCGCGACCGCTACGGGCGGCACCTGTTCGGCCAGTCGGCGCTGATGGGACGCCGGATGATCGAGGCCGGCGCCCGGTTCGTCACGGTGGTCTGGGACGCCCCCGACGGATACAGCTGGGACAGCCACGCCGGCTCGCACGACGTCGGCCGGCACCTGCTGCCGGGTCTCGACCAGACCCTCTCCGCGCTCCTGGACGACATGAACGCTCGCGGCCTCCTGGATGAGACGCTCGTCGTCTGTCTGGGCGAGATGGGCCGCACGCCTCGGCCCGACACCGCGACCTGGGGCCGAGGGCACTGGAGCTACTGCTTCCCCGCCGTGCTCGCCGGGGCCGGGATCCAGGGCGGCGTCGCCTACGGCCGCTCCGACAAGGATGCGGCCTACCCCGTGGATCGCCCGGTCTCCCCCGAGGACCTGTCCGCCACCATCTTCCACGCGCTCGGCATCGATCCCGACGCCCGCATCATGGACCCCCTGGGCCGCCCCGTCCCGCTCGTCATGGAAGGCGGCCGGCCGCTCGTCGAACTGTTCGGCTGA
- a CDS encoding SGNH/GDSL hydrolase family protein, with protein MPSNRLARRIKTFARITSVFVLVVSGVATADEPPAPAWNYSAELMRPFWKGPVMEGESVLFIKDAGDGEARASVLFPIRKVLAVRDSAGAVTYEEGRDYLWKPGSREIVLPPGSRIVASTPAELRRPPKSQMFELTHRDGNGEIFFGAKLEYHALQTCITYAHDEGQWTAPVPMFDPKALPRTVKKLAGREPVSIVVLGDSISTGCNASGWAGAAPFQPGYPELVRRQLQERYQGEVNLTNLSVGGMDTGWALTMIDKVVEPHPDLVVVAFGMNDSAGRSAADYRANTEAVVARVRERLPDAEFILVATMLGNPAWTRLRHEAFAEYRDALATLQGPGVALADLTSIWARFLELKQDWDQTGNGVNHPNDFGHRVYAQVITSLLTPDEAKRSE; from the coding sequence ATGCCGTCGAACCGTCTCGCGCGACGAATCAAGACTTTCGCCCGGATCACGTCCGTTTTCGTCCTGGTCGTTTCGGGCGTCGCGACCGCCGACGAGCCTCCGGCCCCGGCCTGGAATTACTCGGCGGAACTGATGCGGCCCTTCTGGAAGGGCCCCGTCATGGAAGGGGAATCCGTCCTCTTCATCAAGGACGCCGGCGACGGCGAGGCCCGGGCCTCGGTCCTCTTCCCGATCCGGAAAGTGCTGGCCGTCCGCGACTCGGCGGGCGCCGTGACCTATGAAGAGGGCCGCGACTACCTCTGGAAGCCGGGGAGCCGCGAGATCGTCCTCCCGCCGGGCTCGCGGATCGTCGCATCGACGCCCGCCGAGCTGCGACGGCCTCCGAAATCCCAGATGTTCGAGCTGACGCATCGCGACGGAAACGGCGAGATCTTCTTCGGCGCGAAGCTGGAATACCACGCCTTGCAGACCTGCATCACCTATGCCCACGACGAGGGTCAGTGGACCGCGCCCGTCCCGATGTTCGACCCCAAGGCGCTGCCGCGCACGGTGAAGAAGCTGGCCGGTCGGGAGCCCGTCTCGATCGTGGTGCTGGGCGACAGCATCTCGACCGGCTGCAACGCTTCGGGATGGGCCGGCGCGGCCCCGTTCCAGCCCGGCTACCCCGAGCTGGTGCGGCGCCAACTCCAGGAACGCTATCAGGGCGAGGTCAATCTCACCAACCTCTCCGTCGGCGGGATGGACACCGGCTGGGCGCTGACGATGATCGACAAGGTCGTCGAACCCCATCCCGACCTGGTCGTCGTGGCCTTCGGGATGAACGATTCCGCGGGCCGGTCGGCGGCGGATTATCGGGCGAACACCGAGGCGGTCGTCGCCAGGGTCCGCGAGCGTCTCCCTGACGCGGAATTCATCCTGGTGGCCACGATGCTCGGCAACCCGGCGTGGACGCGGCTCCGCCACGAGGCGTTCGCCGAATACCGCGACGCCCTGGCGACGCTCCAGGGCCCCGGCGTCGCACTGGCCGACCTGACCTCGATCTGGGCCCGCTTCCTGGAGTTGAAGCAGGACTGGGACCAGACGGGGAACGGCGTGAACCACCCCAACGACTTCGGCCATCGCGTCTATGCCCAGGTCATCACCTCGCTCCTCACGCCCGACGAAGCGAAGCGGTCGGAGTGA
- a CDS encoding TolB family protein: MSEASPRGFRTFDSGRRRFLAAMTLSPILSTIAGESRGLAAGREAARPARLAFTSQGKTGLVDADGAGLRYLDFDKPGQATWQVGATFPDGRRILLLSMEPRRDGPGRPFEEYYTQTPTHLWIHDLQTGSLEEICTRERLAPFTTPALLLGEDRLLVQVVRDKVGQIFSVRLDGTDAREFTRAGEGLPYGLSLSPDARRVAYHLASPEGYQVWTSDVDGTHRVRIAARPGHLYFGTSWSPDGRWILYVDCLSGEDPGHDWADVCIGRADGGESRVLTTGQAMWFAATYGDPKTRGGGSNVPAWTRDGSILFPRRLPDSRVAWEYQPSRPDVDHFNRDYKPELARGGAEIVRIDPRDGRVVALTSSRPPVWDFRASESPDGRHVAFCRAKTGGVPEIWVMNADGSDPRPITRGINDLGADHPRWL; encoded by the coding sequence ATGTCCGAAGCCTCGCCGCGCGGCTTTCGTACGTTCGATTCAGGTCGACGCCGGTTCCTGGCCGCGATGACCCTGTCGCCGATCCTCTCGACCATCGCCGGGGAATCCAGGGGCCTGGCGGCCGGCCGTGAAGCGGCCCGGCCGGCCCGGCTCGCATTCACGTCGCAGGGCAAGACGGGCCTCGTCGACGCCGACGGCGCAGGACTGCGTTACCTCGATTTCGACAAGCCCGGCCAGGCGACCTGGCAAGTCGGCGCGACGTTCCCGGACGGCCGCCGCATTCTCCTCCTGAGCATGGAGCCGCGACGCGACGGCCCCGGGCGACCCTTCGAGGAGTACTACACCCAGACCCCGACGCACCTCTGGATCCACGACCTCCAGACCGGCTCCCTGGAGGAAATCTGCACCAGGGAGCGACTGGCGCCGTTCACGACCCCGGCCCTCCTGCTGGGAGAGGATCGACTCCTCGTGCAGGTGGTTCGCGACAAGGTGGGCCAGATTTTCAGCGTACGCCTCGACGGGACCGACGCCCGCGAGTTCACCCGCGCCGGCGAGGGGCTCCCCTACGGCCTGAGCCTCAGCCCCGACGCCCGTCGGGTCGCTTACCATCTCGCGAGCCCGGAAGGCTATCAGGTCTGGACCAGCGACGTCGACGGGACCCACCGCGTTCGCATCGCAGCCCGGCCGGGGCACCTCTATTTCGGCACGAGCTGGTCGCCGGACGGGCGCTGGATCCTCTACGTCGACTGCCTGTCCGGCGAGGACCCGGGTCACGACTGGGCCGACGTCTGCATTGGACGCGCCGACGGCGGCGAATCTCGCGTGCTGACGACCGGCCAGGCCATGTGGTTCGCAGCGACCTACGGCGATCCGAAGACGCGGGGAGGCGGCTCCAACGTCCCCGCCTGGACCCGCGACGGATCGATCCTCTTCCCGAGACGCCTGCCGGACTCCAGGGTCGCCTGGGAGTACCAGCCGAGTCGTCCCGACGTCGACCACTTCAACCGCGACTACAAGCCCGAACTCGCGCGGGGAGGCGCCGAGATCGTCCGGATCGATCCTCGCGACGGTCGGGTCGTTGCGCTGACGAGCAGCCGGCCGCCCGTCTGGGACTTCCGCGCGAGCGAATCTCCAGACGGACGGCATGTGGCGTTCTGCCGGGCCAAGACCGGTGGCGTCCCCGAGATCTGGGTCATGAACGCCGATGGAAGCGACCCCCGCCCCATCACCCGAGGGATCAACGACCTCGGGGCCGATCACCCGCGCTGGCTTTGA
- a CDS encoding DUF2271 domain-containing protein: protein MLRLAASFALVFCFFLVRTAIGEDYSFAHDDVMGTSLELSVRADDAGAARRAEARTLREIDRLAALLSNHDPSSEFRRWQAGARGPRAASPELIELLAASDAWRERSGGAFDPRVQVFSNLWAEAARRDRAPSLAELQAARDLAADPAWRLAPSAGHAERLSDAPLTLDAIAKGYIVERACAAAMADDPAIRGVALNVGGDLRIQGEIERKVAIAGPRLGSETTEPLAWVSVKDCAVATSGRKHRGHRIQGRWYSHLIDPGTGEPAERVAAASVIAERSDEADVLATILNILPPEDGLRLVDSLRGVACLIVAADGRILRNAAWLAYEEPAPARPAAAKDKGKVEAGGGWGDTHELLVSFAINRPKEAGRYRRPYVAIWVEDEKGTPVRNLLFWVSTGGAGPFQWLPDLKRWYADVMTRVKTTKFDPFVIAQPTRAPGEYSALWDGKDDKGRPVKPGEYTVLIEAVREQGGHGLIRQRVTLGDAPFVKELKGNDEIKSAKLEYKSRGADR, encoded by the coding sequence ATGCTACGCCTGGCCGCCAGCTTCGCCCTCGTTTTCTGCTTCTTTCTCGTTCGTACGGCGATCGGCGAGGACTATTCCTTCGCCCACGACGACGTGATGGGGACCTCGCTGGAGCTGAGCGTCCGCGCGGACGACGCCGGGGCCGCCCGACGGGCCGAGGCCCGGACGCTCCGCGAGATCGACCGCCTCGCGGCCCTCCTCAGCAACCACGACCCGTCCAGCGAGTTCCGGCGCTGGCAAGCGGGCGCGAGAGGCCCGCGTGCGGCCTCTCCCGAGCTGATCGAGCTGCTCGCGGCGAGCGACGCCTGGCGTGAGCGGAGCGGCGGGGCGTTCGACCCTCGGGTCCAGGTCTTCTCGAACCTCTGGGCCGAGGCCGCCCGTCGCGACCGGGCGCCGAGCCTCGCCGAGCTCCAGGCCGCGAGAGACCTCGCCGCCGACCCGGCCTGGCGGCTCGCCCCCTCGGCCGGGCACGCCGAGCGGCTCTCCGACGCCCCGTTGACCCTCGACGCGATCGCCAAGGGATACATCGTCGAACGGGCCTGCGCCGCGGCGATGGCGGACGACCCGGCGATCCGCGGCGTGGCTCTCAACGTCGGCGGCGACCTTCGCATCCAGGGCGAAATCGAGCGGAAAGTGGCCATCGCCGGCCCCCGGCTCGGCTCCGAGACGACCGAGCCGCTGGCCTGGGTTTCCGTGAAGGACTGCGCCGTCGCCACCAGCGGCCGAAAGCACCGGGGCCATCGGATTCAGGGACGCTGGTACTCGCATCTCATCGACCCGGGGACCGGCGAGCCGGCCGAGCGGGTGGCCGCCGCCTCGGTGATCGCCGAGCGGTCCGACGAGGCCGACGTCCTGGCCACGATCCTCAACATCCTGCCCCCCGAAGACGGCCTGCGCCTGGTCGATTCCCTCCGGGGCGTGGCCTGCCTGATCGTCGCCGCCGACGGCCGAATCCTGCGAAACGCCGCATGGCTCGCCTACGAGGAACCGGCGCCCGCCCGGCCTGCCGCCGCCAAGGACAAGGGCAAGGTCGAGGCCGGGGGCGGCTGGGGCGACACCCACGAATTGCTCGTCAGCTTCGCGATTAACCGTCCGAAGGAAGCGGGGCGCTATCGCCGGCCCTACGTGGCGATCTGGGTCGAGGACGAGAAGGGGACCCCGGTTCGGAACCTCCTTTTTTGGGTCTCGACGGGAGGGGCCGGGCCGTTTCAATGGCTCCCCGACCTGAAGCGTTGGTATGCCGACGTGATGACCCGCGTGAAGACCACCAAGTTCGACCCGTTCGTCATCGCCCAGCCGACCCGGGCCCCCGGCGAGTATTCGGCCCTCTGGGACGGCAAGGACGACAAGGGCCGTCCGGTGAAGCCGGGCGAGTACACGGTCCTGATCGAGGCCGTCCGGGAGCAGGGGGGGCATGGGCTGATCCGTCAGCGGGTCACCCTGGGCGACGCTCCGTTCGTGAAGGAATTGAAAGGGAATGACGAGATCAAGTCCGCCAAGCTCGAATACAAGTCCCGAGGGGCCGATCGATGA
- a CDS encoding PepSY-associated TM helix domain-containing protein, with the protein MAGPIRWIHTYLSMFGLAAVLFFSLTGITLNHPRWFYDGVATSVEVEGRLDPALIQGDTDKLEVVEHLRREHGLRGALASFTTEEDECVVTFKGPGYSADAFIRRPEGTYRVFEERHGLVAVINDLHKGRDTGPVWSAVVDVSAAMTALAAATGLFLLFYIKRRRALGLLTALAGAVALAAAFFLGVG; encoded by the coding sequence CTGGCCGGTCCGATCCGATGGATTCATACGTATCTGTCGATGTTCGGCCTGGCCGCCGTGCTGTTCTTCAGCCTGACGGGGATCACCCTGAATCATCCCCGATGGTTCTACGACGGGGTGGCGACGAGCGTCGAGGTCGAGGGCCGCCTCGATCCGGCCCTGATCCAGGGCGATACAGACAAGCTGGAAGTCGTCGAGCATCTCCGGCGCGAGCACGGGCTCCGGGGCGCCCTGGCGTCGTTCACGACGGAGGAGGACGAGTGCGTCGTCACCTTCAAGGGGCCGGGCTACTCGGCCGACGCCTTCATCCGTCGGCCTGAGGGGACCTACCGCGTGTTCGAGGAGCGGCACGGCCTCGTCGCGGTGATCAACGACCTTCACAAGGGACGCGACACCGGGCCGGTCTGGTCGGCGGTGGTCGACGTCTCGGCCGCGATGACGGCCCTGGCCGCGGCGACGGGCCTGTTCCTGCTGTTCTACATCAAGCGTCGCCGCGCGCTGGGACTTTTGACGGCCCTGGCCGGGGCCGTCGCGCTGGCGGCGGCCTTCTTCCTGGGCGTCGGTTGA
- a CDS encoding (2Fe-2S)-binding protein — protein MAEHDSRSPMGPGGQSRRKFLRGSGLAAASAVLTSQAAAAIEEAQAEAAATEPRVLSGDVPLTLKVNGKEMACTVEPRSTLLDTLRDRLDVTGPKRVCDRASCGACTVILDGDPVYSCTTLAVSCKGKAIETVEGFDDGVGGVPHAFHQHDGLMCGYCTPGFVTACKAYLDKNPGRTPTLEEIKSGLDGNICRCGTYIGVFEAALAAAKTMKGA, from the coding sequence ATGGCAGAACACGACTCCAGGTCGCCGATGGGGCCGGGGGGGCAGAGCCGGCGCAAGTTCCTGCGCGGGTCGGGCCTCGCCGCCGCCTCCGCCGTCCTGACCAGCCAGGCCGCCGCCGCGATCGAGGAGGCGCAGGCCGAGGCCGCGGCGACCGAGCCGCGGGTCCTCTCCGGCGACGTCCCCCTGACGCTGAAGGTCAACGGCAAGGAGATGGCTTGCACCGTCGAGCCGAGGAGCACGCTGCTCGACACGCTGCGGGACCGCCTCGACGTGACCGGCCCGAAACGCGTCTGCGACCGCGCCAGCTGCGGCGCCTGCACGGTCATCCTCGACGGCGACCCGGTCTACTCCTGCACCACCCTGGCCGTCTCCTGCAAGGGCAAGGCCATCGAGACCGTCGAGGGCTTCGACGACGGCGTGGGGGGCGTCCCCCACGCCTTCCATCAGCACGACGGCCTGATGTGCGGCTACTGCACGCCCGGCTTCGTCACCGCCTGCAAGGCCTACCTCGACAAGAACCCGGGCCGGACGCCGACCCTCGAGGAGATCAAGAGCGGCCTGGACGGCAACATCTGCCGCTGCGGGACTTACATCGGCGTGTTCGAAGCGGCCCTGGCCGCGGCCAAGACGATGAAGGGAGCCTGA